In the Streptomyces fradiae ATCC 10745 = DSM 40063 genome, one interval contains:
- a CDS encoding HD domain-containing protein yields the protein MPYLSLAQVEAVARRAHAGQTDKAGRPYAEHLQAVAEGVRARGGDDEQIAAAWLHDAIEDGALPESWLAEAELPRRVKEIVLALTKRPGEDLQRYADRILAVPGARLVKEADLAHNADPGRLAVLDEAVRARLTAKYAHVRRLLGITSD from the coding sequence ATGCCGTACCTCTCCCTCGCCCAGGTCGAGGCCGTCGCCCGCCGCGCCCACGCCGGGCAGACGGACAAGGCCGGACGCCCCTACGCCGAGCACCTCCAGGCCGTCGCCGAGGGCGTACGGGCACGGGGCGGCGACGACGAGCAGATCGCCGCGGCCTGGCTGCACGACGCGATCGAGGACGGCGCCCTGCCGGAGAGCTGGCTCGCGGAGGCGGAGCTGCCCCGGCGGGTGAAGGAGATCGTGCTGGCCCTCACCAAGCGCCCCGGCGAGGACCTCCAGCGGTACGCGGACCGCATCCTGGCCGTGCCCGGCGCCCGCCTGGTCAAGGAGGCCGACCTCGCGCACAACGCCGACCCCGGCCGGCTCGCCGTCCTCGACGAGGCGGTCAGGGCCCGGCTGACCGCCAAGTACGCGCACGTACGGCGGCTCCTCGGCATCACCTCCGACTGA
- a CDS encoding acyltransferase family protein codes for MFQPLREKQSQRDPFFDNAKYLAIVLVAVGHAWEPVMEGSRATRALYMVVYAFHMPAFVMVSGYFSRTFAARPDQLRRLVGGVLVPYLVFETAYTLYRRWAQDAPQQAFSLTDPFYLTWFLLALFVWRLSAPLWRALRHPVPIAAAVAALASLTPRIAADLDLQRVLQFLPFFVLGLSLREEHFRLLRRRAARVAAVPVAVAAVAGAYAVAPHLRMGWFYRNTSAQELGYAWWAGPLATVALGSVALALTAAFLAWVPSRRTWFTVLGAGSLCGYLLHGFPVKALQYGELVDAHPVLATPVGRAGLTVAAAVAVTLMCAPPVRRALRWVTEPRLEWAFRRGAEGPGAGGAGGSGAGPGVVAAGGARQAGGGAAGRGAVDGGAVGGVGAGGAVSRR; via the coding sequence ATGTTCCAGCCACTCCGGGAAAAGCAGAGTCAACGGGACCCCTTCTTCGACAACGCGAAATACCTGGCGATCGTGCTCGTCGCGGTGGGTCACGCGTGGGAGCCGGTCATGGAGGGCAGCCGGGCGACGCGCGCGCTGTACATGGTGGTGTACGCCTTCCACATGCCGGCCTTCGTGATGGTCTCCGGGTACTTCTCCCGGACCTTCGCGGCCCGGCCCGACCAGCTCAGACGGCTCGTGGGCGGGGTCCTCGTGCCGTACCTGGTGTTCGAGACGGCGTACACGCTCTACCGGCGGTGGGCGCAGGACGCCCCGCAGCAGGCGTTCTCGCTGACCGATCCCTTCTACCTGACCTGGTTCCTGCTGGCGCTGTTCGTGTGGCGGCTGTCCGCCCCGCTGTGGCGGGCCCTGCGGCACCCCGTGCCGATCGCCGCGGCCGTCGCCGCGCTGGCGTCGCTCACCCCGCGGATCGCGGCCGACCTGGACCTCCAGCGGGTCCTGCAGTTCCTGCCCTTCTTCGTGCTGGGCCTGTCGCTGCGCGAGGAGCACTTCCGGCTGCTGCGGCGGCGGGCCGCGCGGGTGGCGGCCGTGCCGGTCGCGGTGGCGGCGGTGGCCGGGGCGTACGCCGTGGCGCCGCACCTGCGGATGGGCTGGTTCTACCGGAACACCAGCGCCCAGGAGCTGGGGTACGCCTGGTGGGCGGGGCCGCTGGCGACGGTCGCGCTGGGCTCGGTGGCGCTGGCCCTGACGGCGGCGTTCCTCGCGTGGGTGCCGTCGCGGCGGACCTGGTTCACCGTGCTGGGCGCCGGGAGCCTGTGCGGGTACCTGCTGCACGGCTTCCCGGTGAAGGCGCTCCAGTACGGGGAGCTGGTGGACGCCCACCCGGTGCTGGCCACGCCGGTGGGGCGCGCGGGGCTGACGGTCGCGGCGGCCGTCGCGGTCACGCTGATGTGCGCCCCGCCGGTGCGGCGCGCGCTGCGGTGGGTGACGGAGCCGCGCCTGGAGTGGGCGTTCCGCCGCGGGGCGGAGGGCCCGGGGGCGGGCGGCGCGGGCGGCTCGGGCGCGGGGCCCGGGGTGGTGGCGGCAGGCGGTGCGCGGCAGGCCGGTGGCGGGGCGGCCGGGCGTGGGGCGGTCGACGGTGGGGCGGTCGGTGGGGTGGGGGCCGGTGGGGCGGTCAGTCGGAGGTGA
- the tig gene encoding trigger factor, with amino-acid sequence MKSAVETLNPTRVRLTVEVPFEELKASLDAAYKKINQQVTVKGFRKGKIPARVIDQRFGRGAVLEEAVNDALPKLYTEAVNEADVNPLGQPEVDITELKDGELLAFTAEVDIRPAIEIPDYSGIEVTVDAVEVTDEDVEKSVEQLRERFASTSPVERAAAEGDVVTIDLEAKVDGEVLPDGVATGVQYTIGSGELLEGIDDAVTGLEAGGEATFTSTLKGGSAEGKEAEVTVKVTQVAARELPELDDEFAQMASEFDTLDELKADSRKRLENMKQYDQATQAQERVLDELLKLVEVPIPEKLLEDEVNTRKHNLEHHQLGQMGLTLEKYLELQGKTVEEFDAETQEQAVKGIKTQFILDELVSKEKLNVNQDELTEHLMRRAASSGMSPDQFAQAVVEGNQVPMLVGEVARGKALALVVEAAKVVDTDGEPVVLDDDEDETAETAEASAEAGDDAEAKADEKSEEKSEA; translated from the coding sequence GTGAAGAGCGCCGTGGAGACCCTGAACCCGACCCGGGTTCGGCTCACTGTCGAGGTGCCCTTCGAGGAGCTCAAGGCCAGCCTCGACGCGGCGTATAAGAAGATCAACCAGCAGGTCACGGTCAAGGGCTTCCGCAAGGGCAAGATCCCGGCCCGGGTCATCGACCAGCGGTTCGGCCGCGGTGCGGTGCTGGAGGAGGCCGTCAACGACGCCCTTCCGAAGCTCTACACCGAGGCGGTCAACGAGGCCGACGTCAACCCGCTGGGCCAGCCCGAGGTGGACATCACGGAGCTGAAGGACGGCGAGCTGCTGGCCTTCACCGCCGAGGTCGACATCCGCCCGGCCATCGAGATCCCGGACTACTCCGGCATCGAGGTCACCGTCGACGCCGTCGAGGTCACCGACGAGGACGTCGAGAAGTCCGTGGAGCAGCTGCGCGAGCGCTTCGCCTCCACCTCCCCGGTCGAGCGCGCCGCCGCCGAGGGCGACGTCGTGACGATCGACCTGGAGGCCAAGGTCGACGGCGAGGTCCTCCCCGACGGCGTCGCCACCGGCGTGCAGTACACGATCGGCTCCGGCGAGCTGCTCGAGGGCATCGACGACGCCGTGACCGGCCTGGAGGCCGGTGGCGAGGCCACCTTCACCTCCACGCTGAAGGGCGGCTCGGCCGAGGGCAAGGAGGCCGAGGTCACCGTCAAGGTCACCCAGGTCGCCGCCCGCGAGCTCCCCGAGCTGGACGACGAGTTCGCCCAGATGGCGAGCGAGTTCGACACCCTCGACGAGCTGAAGGCCGACAGCCGCAAGCGCCTCGAGAACATGAAGCAGTACGACCAGGCCACCCAGGCCCAGGAGCGCGTCCTGGACGAGCTGCTCAAGCTGGTCGAGGTCCCGATCCCCGAGAAGCTCCTCGAGGACGAGGTCAACACCCGCAAGCACAACCTGGAGCACCACCAGCTCGGCCAGATGGGCCTCACGCTGGAGAAGTACCTGGAGCTCCAGGGCAAGACGGTCGAGGAGTTCGACGCCGAGACCCAGGAGCAGGCGGTCAAGGGCATCAAGACCCAGTTCATCCTGGACGAGCTCGTCTCCAAGGAGAAGCTGAACGTCAACCAGGACGAGCTGACCGAGCACCTGATGCGCCGCGCCGCGTCCTCCGGCATGAGCCCCGACCAGTTCGCCCAGGCCGTCGTCGAGGGCAACCAGGTCCCGATGCTCGTCGGCGAGGTCGCCCGCGGCAAGGCCCTGGCCCTCGTGGTCGAGGCCGCCAAGGTCGTCGACACCGACGGCGAGCCGGTCGTCCTGGACGACGACGAGGACGAGACGGCCGAGACGGCCGAGGCGTCCGCCGAGGCCGGCGACGACGCCGAGGCGAAGGCCGACGAGAAGTCCGAGGAGAAGTCCGAGGCCTGA